The Pseudoalteromonas sp. DL-6 genome has a window encoding:
- a CDS encoding TonB-dependent receptor, with amino-acid sequence MKIQVRKTALSLAIAACISASGAAFASDTTSSVKGQIFGPSGSPAANTKLILVHEPTGTRRVVTTNESGTYNATGLRVGGPYKIVIDSEVFRDVQIEDVYLSLGEVRQIDQQLSSTDMESIVVTGTPVFFNSSANDSYFGEDAIQSVPSIGRDIKDIVRNNPLVVVQPGNESSMTIAGSNPRTNSITVDGIPLNDDFGLNNNGYPTQRNPFPLDALDQVSVSVAPVNAKSSGFTGGNVDAVFKTGTNELHGKVFYEKLSSDWAGTPKNSDGEKLELDFEEKNYGFSFGAPILEDKLFFFGAYEKFESPQQLEYGIAGSSVGTNKTTVTSSDLEAVRKIANDVYGINDIGSTDTQPELEDEKYIAKIDWNISDYHRANLVYMHNEGNNTRNMTSSNRELKLDTHWYNKFEKLNNFSSTLYSDWTDEFSSQISVTKKSVETGQVSLNSGLGLGDITINNLDVDNDGEEGAIAFGSDESRHSNSLENDLFTIKLDGTYLLDEHTLEFGIKYDVLDIENQYLPGSKGVISFDSLEDFENRIASRYSYENGVGNDPLAVAASFTRKDIALYVNDTWDYSDDLTLTAGLRYERLGSDDKPTFNQDVLDRTGYDNTFNLDGVDIFLPRLGFTYRATDDVVVRGSAGRYAGGNPNVWISNSYSNDGTSKQTFSDRDVFLPENALNNPTPDAIAAINSGTSGSPSNFIDPTFDIPSQWTYMLNTDVTLDIPVIGDNVAWTSTAIYTKKENTAEWVNAALLQEGDVVGSTIDGALPFYDTRELEIMLTNAEKDGRSIILSTGISKSYLNGFKFDASYTYQDVTEGNPGGSSTARSNYRYGHFGDHQQTQIGTSSYETEHRFVLNLGYSAELIENYKTNFNLFIERRSGAAYSHLANLRNLTGGRFFDQDLIQPSGGNTYGGNYLAYVPTKNDPNVRYEDGATEAEVLAHFEKLGLSGYAGGFVDRSASNAPWVTTMDLYVSQEIPGFSKDHRGEFYFVVDNLLNLIDSSKGKVYRQDFGTRNVIAMDIDPNTGQYLIGNPIDDDFTFEAEDSTYKIKLGVRYTF; translated from the coding sequence ATGAAAATTCAAGTTCGCAAAACGGCTTTATCACTTGCGATAGCTGCATGCATAAGTGCTAGTGGCGCTGCATTCGCAAGTGATACGACTTCATCAGTTAAAGGTCAGATTTTTGGCCCGAGCGGAAGCCCTGCTGCAAATACAAAACTAATACTTGTCCATGAACCTACAGGTACTCGCAGAGTAGTAACAACAAATGAGTCAGGTACATATAACGCAACCGGTTTGCGTGTAGGTGGCCCTTATAAAATTGTTATCGACTCTGAAGTATTTAGAGATGTTCAAATAGAGGATGTTTACCTTTCTCTTGGTGAAGTTAGACAGATAGATCAGCAATTATCTAGTACAGATATGGAATCTATTGTCGTTACAGGAACTCCTGTTTTTTTTAACTCTTCTGCAAATGACTCTTACTTTGGAGAAGATGCTATTCAATCTGTACCTAGCATTGGTCGTGATATTAAGGATATAGTTAGAAATAATCCTCTAGTCGTTGTTCAGCCTGGTAACGAGAGCTCCATGACTATCGCTGGTTCAAATCCAAGAACTAACTCGATAACAGTCGATGGCATTCCTTTAAACGATGATTTTGGTCTTAACAACAACGGCTATCCTACCCAACGTAACCCTTTTCCACTAGACGCTTTAGATCAAGTTTCTGTATCTGTTGCTCCTGTTAACGCTAAGTCAAGCGGCTTTACAGGTGGAAACGTTGACGCCGTATTCAAAACAGGTACTAATGAGCTGCATGGTAAAGTTTTTTACGAAAAACTGAGTAGTGATTGGGCTGGTACACCAAAAAATAGTGATGGGGAAAAGCTTGAACTTGATTTTGAAGAGAAAAACTATGGGTTTTCATTCGGTGCCCCAATATTAGAAGATAAGTTATTCTTTTTTGGTGCTTATGAAAAGTTTGAGTCACCACAACAGCTTGAATATGGAATTGCGGGTAGCAGTGTAGGAACAAATAAAACAACTGTAACCAGTTCCGATTTAGAAGCAGTTAGAAAAATCGCAAACGATGTGTATGGTATTAATGATATTGGCAGTACAGATACTCAACCTGAGCTTGAAGATGAAAAGTATATAGCTAAGATTGACTGGAACATTAGTGACTATCATCGTGCAAACTTAGTCTACATGCATAATGAAGGTAACAATACTAGAAATATGACTAGTAGTAACCGAGAACTAAAACTAGATACACACTGGTATAATAAGTTTGAAAAACTTAACAACTTCAGTTCTACACTTTACTCTGATTGGACTGATGAATTTTCTTCACAAATAAGTGTTACGAAAAAGTCTGTAGAAACTGGGCAAGTTTCGTTAAACAGTGGTTTAGGCCTTGGCGACATTACGATTAATAATCTTGATGTAGATAATGATGGGGAAGAAGGTGCTATTGCTTTCGGATCTGATGAATCTCGCCATTCAAACTCGCTAGAAAATGATCTCTTCACTATTAAACTTGATGGTACCTACTTACTTGACGAGCATACTCTAGAGTTTGGTATTAAGTACGATGTGTTAGATATTGAAAACCAATATTTGCCTGGCTCTAAGGGTGTAATTAGCTTTGATAGCCTGGAGGATTTTGAAAATAGAATTGCATCTCGATACAGCTATGAAAATGGCGTAGGTAATGATCCTTTAGCAGTTGCCGCGAGTTTTACTCGTAAAGATATTGCTTTGTATGTTAATGATACATGGGATTATAGTGATGATCTGACTCTAACGGCAGGTCTACGTTATGAGCGATTAGGTTCAGATGATAAGCCTACATTTAATCAAGATGTATTAGATAGAACTGGTTACGATAATACTTTTAACCTTGATGGTGTTGATATTTTCTTACCACGTTTAGGCTTTACCTATAGAGCAACTGATGATGTGGTTGTTAGAGGTAGCGCTGGTCGCTACGCAGGTGGTAATCCTAATGTTTGGATTTCAAACTCGTATTCTAACGATGGAACAAGTAAGCAAACTTTTTCTGATAGAGATGTTTTCTTGCCTGAAAATGCGCTTAATAACCCTACCCCTGATGCTATTGCAGCTATAAACAGTGGTACTAGTGGTTCACCATCAAACTTTATTGATCCAACTTTTGATATTCCATCTCAATGGACATATATGCTTAACACTGACGTTACGCTTGATATCCCTGTGATTGGAGATAATGTCGCTTGGACCTCTACTGCTATATATACTAAGAAAGAGAATACGGCTGAGTGGGTTAATGCTGCTTTATTACAAGAGGGTGATGTAGTCGGTTCAACGATTGATGGAGCGTTACCATTTTATGACACGCGTGAGCTAGAAATAATGCTTACTAATGCTGAAAAAGACGGGCGATCTATTATTCTAAGTACTGGAATATCAAAGTCATACTTAAATGGCTTTAAATTTGATGCTTCATATACTTATCAAGATGTAACTGAGGGTAACCCAGGTGGCTCTTCGACGGCCAGAAGTAATTACCGTTATGGACACTTTGGTGATCACCAACAAACTCAAATAGGAACATCAAGTTACGAGACTGAACACAGATTCGTATTGAACTTAGGTTATTCTGCGGAACTTATTGAGAACTACAAAACTAACTTTAACTTATTTATTGAGCGTCGCTCAGGGGCAGCTTATAGTCATCTAGCAAACCTTAGGAATTTAACTGGAGGTAGATTCTTTGACCAAGATTTAATTCAACCTTCAGGTGGTAATACTTATGGTGGTAACTATTTAGCTTATGTTCCAACTAAAAACGATCCAAATGTTCGTTATGAAGATGGAGCAACAGAAGCTGAAGTGCTTGCTCACTTCGAGAAGTTAGGCCTTTCTGGTTATGCTGGCGGCTTTGTTGATAGAAGTGCTAGCAACGCTCCATGGGTCACGACAATGGACTTATATGTTTCTCAAGAGATCCCTGGATTCTCTAAAGATCATCGCGGCGAGTTTTACTTCGTTGTAGACAATCTACTAAACCTTATTGATTCATCAAAAGGTAAAGTATATCGTCAAGACTTCGGCACTCGTAATGTAATAGCGATGGATATAGACCCAAACACTGGTCAATATTTGATAGGTAACCCAATAGATGATGACTTCACTTTTGAAGCTGAAGATTCAACATATAAAATTAAGTTAGGTGTTCGTTACACGTTCTAA
- a CDS encoding MarR family transcriptional regulator: protein MKIDLTTFLPYQLTHLATQVSNDFSSIYKKEFDLTIPQWRIMANLAQLGQSTSKQLCTQADMDKSTVSRAVKALIDEGLIYSELNKHDKRAAFLMLSDKGMALYKKITPQALQWEQALLSCLSDDEQRQLIAIFDKLKNKLQA, encoded by the coding sequence ATGAAAATAGATTTAACGACATTTTTGCCCTATCAATTAACGCACTTAGCAACACAGGTAAGTAACGATTTTTCGAGCATTTATAAAAAAGAGTTTGATTTAACAATTCCGCAGTGGCGAATAATGGCTAATTTAGCGCAATTAGGCCAAAGCACATCAAAGCAGTTATGTACTCAAGCAGATATGGATAAATCAACGGTATCAAGAGCGGTAAAAGCGCTGATAGATGAAGGGCTTATTTATAGCGAGTTAAATAAGCATGATAAGCGTGCTGCATTTTTGATGTTAAGTGATAAGGGCATGGCTTTATATAAAAAAATAACACCACAAGCATTGCAATGGGAGCAAGCATTATTAAGCTGCCTGTCAGATGATGAACAACGCCAGTTAATCGCTATTTTTGATAAATTAAAAAATAAATTACAGGCATAA
- the hmgA gene encoding homogentisate 1,2-dioxygenase has translation MATQLNYMTGFGNEFETEALPGALPIGQFSPQKVKYDLYAEQFSTTAFTAPRADNRRTWMYRIRPSVVQGDYTAIDNGLIRTAPITEVPTPPTMLRWDPIDVPTKPTDFVDGLITMAANGNANGQAGIGIHVYVANKSMDNRYFYNADGEMLFVPQQGELLLKTELGHLTIKAGEIAVIPRGIKFQVMLLTDTARGYICENYGHAYVLAERGPVGANGYANDRDFHYPVAAFEDIEGDFELIAKFNGNMFRCDIGHSPLDVVAWTGNSAPYKYDLARFNVMNTVSFDHPDPSIFTVLTSPSGTEGVANIDFAIFPPRWMVAENTFRPPYYHRNIMSEFMGLIEGVYDAKEHGFVPGGMSLHNCMSPHGPEADVFEKASNADLEPQRYDNTLAFMFESRYVISPTKYALEGKERQANYTDCWRTIKKHFNGNQG, from the coding sequence ATGGCGACACAATTAAACTACATGACCGGATTTGGCAATGAATTTGAAACCGAAGCGCTGCCTGGTGCATTACCGATTGGTCAATTTAGTCCGCAAAAAGTAAAATATGATTTATACGCAGAGCAATTCAGTACCACTGCATTTACCGCTCCTCGCGCCGATAACCGCCGCACTTGGATGTATCGTATTCGCCCATCTGTTGTGCAAGGCGATTATACAGCCATAGACAATGGCTTAATTAGAACCGCTCCCATTACCGAAGTACCGACACCACCAACCATGCTGCGCTGGGATCCAATTGATGTACCAACAAAACCTACAGATTTTGTAGACGGGCTTATCACCATGGCCGCTAATGGTAACGCTAATGGTCAAGCGGGTATCGGTATTCATGTTTATGTTGCCAATAAATCAATGGACAATCGCTATTTTTATAATGCCGATGGCGAAATGTTATTTGTACCGCAACAAGGTGAACTACTACTTAAAACAGAGCTTGGGCATTTAACTATTAAAGCAGGTGAAATTGCCGTTATTCCGCGTGGTATTAAATTTCAAGTAATGTTACTAACCGACACTGCGCGTGGCTATATTTGTGAAAACTACGGCCATGCCTATGTCCTTGCTGAGCGCGGCCCTGTGGGTGCCAACGGTTATGCGAATGATCGTGACTTTCACTATCCAGTAGCGGCTTTTGAAGATATTGAAGGTGATTTCGAACTTATTGCTAAATTTAATGGCAATATGTTCCGTTGTGATATTGGTCATTCACCTCTGGATGTTGTTGCTTGGACAGGCAATAGTGCGCCTTACAAATACGATTTGGCTCGCTTTAATGTCATGAATACCGTTAGCTTTGATCACCCCGACCCTTCAATCTTTACCGTGCTAACTTCACCATCGGGTACTGAAGGCGTTGCGAATATCGATTTTGCTATTTTCCCACCGCGTTGGATGGTGGCTGAAAACACCTTCCGCCCGCCTTACTATCACCGTAATATTATGAGTGAGTTTATGGGTTTAATTGAGGGAGTTTATGATGCAAAAGAGCATGGTTTTGTCCCTGGAGGGATGAGCCTACATAATTGTATGTCGCCACATGGTCCTGAAGCTGACGTATTTGAAAAAGCGTCAAACGCCGATTTAGAACCACAACGCTACGATAATACGCTGGCGTTTATGTTTGAGTCACGTTATGTAATATCGCCAACTAAATACGCATTAGAAGGTAAAGAGCGCCAAGCTAATTACACTGACTGCTGGCGCACAATCAAAAAACACTTTAATGGCAATCAAGGATAA
- the maiA gene encoding maleylacetoacetate isomerase has protein sequence MKLYTYFRSSAAYRVRIALNLKNIDHQLVPVNLLKSEQQSTDYLQKNPQGLLPALETEDGVLGQSLAILEYLEEQYPETPLLQGNAWQKAHIRNLSYAIACDIHPIDNLRVLKYLSSELNVDDEAKNKWYRHWVEVGFEKIERMLDSKNIFCAGDSPSLADVCLVPQVFNAIRFKVDMAAYPKIAAVYQRCNELAAFIDAAPENQPDAN, from the coding sequence ATGAAGCTTTATACTTATTTTCGCTCATCTGCAGCGTATCGCGTGCGCATCGCATTAAATCTAAAAAATATTGATCATCAATTGGTACCTGTTAACTTATTAAAATCAGAACAACAAAGCACAGATTACTTACAGAAAAACCCTCAAGGGCTGTTACCGGCTTTAGAAACAGAAGACGGCGTATTAGGTCAATCTTTAGCAATTTTAGAGTACCTTGAAGAGCAATATCCTGAGACACCATTATTGCAAGGTAATGCATGGCAAAAAGCACACATTCGCAATTTAAGTTACGCGATTGCCTGCGATATCCATCCTATTGATAATTTGCGAGTGCTTAAATATTTGAGTAGTGAACTCAATGTTGATGATGAAGCAAAAAATAAGTGGTACCGACACTGGGTTGAAGTTGGTTTTGAAAAAATAGAACGCATGCTCGATAGCAAAAATATATTTTGCGCAGGCGACTCGCCAAGCTTAGCTGATGTATGTTTAGTGCCACAGGTATTTAATGCCATTCGCTTTAAAGTAGATATGGCTGCCTACCCTAAAATAGCAGCCGTTTATCAGCGTTGTAATGAATTGGCCGCCTTTATTGATGCAGCCCCAGAAAATCAACCCGACGCAAACTAA
- a CDS encoding TIGR02647 family protein, with amino-acid sequence MLFNQTMIDEFTLLAKFPRESKMQGIKLHSDAEPALLSAAQRLFDKGVIDSPDGGYLTDLGLDLIEHVTVIHSALKS; translated from the coding sequence ATGCTATTTAATCAAACGATGATTGATGAATTTACACTACTAGCAAAATTTCCACGCGAGAGCAAAATGCAGGGAATTAAACTTCATTCAGACGCTGAACCCGCCTTACTAAGCGCAGCACAACGTTTATTCGATAAAGGGGTTATAGATAGCCCAGATGGCGGTTATTTAACTGATCTGGGCTTAGATTTAATTGAGCATGTCACTGTAATACACAGTGCGTTAAAAAGTTAG
- a CDS encoding DUF1496 domain-containing protein, translated as MRYYFTFIITVLCLCFSALSYANTIKTLPVVDATQLINTNTECWYDNKRYSEGAIVQVHSVTLICAAKYTQHNNSQLMWLKLDKQGNLIYPKKPSTITVN; from the coding sequence ATGCGTTATTATTTTACTTTTATAATTACTGTTTTATGCTTGTGTTTTTCAGCTTTAAGCTACGCTAACACAATAAAAACGCTTCCTGTTGTTGATGCTACCCAGCTTATAAACACAAACACTGAGTGCTGGTATGATAATAAACGCTACAGCGAAGGTGCCATAGTGCAGGTTCATTCTGTTACGCTTATTTGTGCTGCAAAATACACCCAACATAACAACAGTCAGTTGATGTGGCTAAAGCTTGATAAGCAAGGTAACCTTATTTATCCCAAGAAGCCCTCAACCATTACCGTAAATTAA
- a CDS encoding VF530 family protein, translating into MNNQPKNPLHGVTLEQILVELEQRLGFKAMGEQVNIKCFTDSPSIKSSLKFLRKTPWARDKVEALYIHTINNKPLRKPRNKPKPSESSQPDTSGFVWPSIKK; encoded by the coding sequence ATGAATAATCAACCAAAAAACCCGCTTCATGGGGTAACTTTAGAGCAAATCCTTGTTGAACTAGAACAACGTTTAGGCTTTAAAGCAATGGGCGAGCAAGTAAATATCAAATGTTTTACCGATTCGCCAAGTATAAAATCAAGCTTAAAATTTTTACGTAAAACGCCTTGGGCAAGGGATAAAGTAGAAGCGCTTTATATTCATACCATTAATAACAAGCCGTTACGTAAACCTAGAAATAAACCGAAGCCATCTGAATCTTCACAACCTGATACATCGGGTTTTGTATGGCCTTCTATTAAAAAATAA
- a CDS encoding diacylglycerol kinase family protein, translated as MWAAVSYLVTALVFIVLGLTVNSIYFAVAFFWTALSLLLVSGAYFFNAGKVFRKRENGVIPFYIRWAFVPFLLGAQIYNAWSRKRDKVPPIQQINDNLFLACRLFPSDIDTLKENGITAILDVTCEFDGLEWTSTQENIDYLNIPVLDHSVPTHSQLNQAINWIHHHIKGDRRVVVHCALGRGRSVFVMAAYLLSQNKDADVHDILAQIKETRETANLNKRQLRHLVKRHRRGELLIKNKAYLIANPVSGTKLWSEKEHLIVARLSAYYDLTILKTTPEQNGITLAKQAIEHNPDIIIACGGDGTVTEVASVLVGTSCRLGIIPLGTANALAHVLMGIKSKFIPVEQACDLIIDGQTNLIDTAYCNNDLMLLLIGIGFEHAMIEKADRESKNKSGQLAYLNGFLHSFGENKAQQLIVKLDDNEPETINTNSFIVANAAPFTTLLAQGGGQPDHRDGLLDVNWLTPNKDDETTVLSIAELMFSSITQTHFAINSHYTNAKRVEISADETLNYVIDGEVKSADKVVVSIHPASLNVICQEQITD; from the coding sequence ATGTGGGCTGCAGTAAGTTATCTTGTAACAGCATTGGTATTTATAGTATTGGGGTTAACGGTTAACTCCATTTATTTTGCAGTTGCATTTTTTTGGACCGCACTTTCGCTACTATTAGTTAGCGGTGCTTATTTTTTTAACGCAGGGAAAGTATTTAGAAAACGCGAAAATGGCGTTATTCCTTTTTACATTCGCTGGGCTTTTGTACCTTTTTTATTAGGTGCACAAATTTATAATGCATGGTCACGCAAGCGCGACAAAGTACCGCCTATTCAACAAATAAACGATAACCTATTTTTAGCATGTCGTTTGTTCCCCTCAGATATAGACACATTAAAAGAAAATGGTATTACTGCTATTTTGGACGTTACCTGTGAATTTGATGGGCTTGAATGGACATCTACCCAAGAAAATATTGATTACTTAAATATTCCTGTTCTTGATCACAGTGTGCCTACACATTCACAGTTAAACCAAGCCATTAATTGGATCCATCATCATATTAAGGGAGACCGTCGTGTTGTGGTGCATTGTGCATTAGGGCGTGGGCGTTCGGTGTTTGTTATGGCAGCGTATTTATTGAGTCAAAATAAAGATGCGGATGTACATGATATTCTGGCACAAATTAAAGAAACACGTGAAACTGCAAACCTTAATAAACGCCAATTACGCCATTTAGTTAAGCGCCATCGTAGGGGGGAGTTACTAATAAAAAATAAAGCGTACTTAATTGCTAATCCGGTGTCAGGCACTAAGTTGTGGTCTGAAAAAGAGCATTTAATTGTTGCGCGTTTATCTGCGTATTACGATTTAACTATTTTAAAAACTACGCCAGAACAAAACGGTATTACGTTGGCTAAACAAGCCATAGAGCACAACCCCGATATTATTATTGCCTGTGGTGGAGACGGAACCGTGACTGAGGTTGCCAGTGTGTTGGTGGGTACATCGTGTCGATTAGGAATAATACCGCTTGGAACAGCGAATGCGCTTGCTCATGTATTGATGGGAATAAAATCTAAATTCATTCCTGTTGAGCAAGCCTGTGATTTAATTATTGATGGTCAAACAAACTTGATAGATACCGCGTATTGTAATAACGATTTGATGTTACTGTTAATAGGTATTGGCTTTGAGCATGCAATGATTGAAAAAGCAGATCGAGAGTCTAAAAATAAGTCAGGTCAACTTGCTTATTTAAACGGTTTTTTACATTCATTTGGCGAAAATAAAGCGCAACAGCTTATAGTCAAACTCGATGATAATGAGCCTGAGACTATTAATACAAATAGTTTTATAGTGGCAAATGCCGCGCCGTTCACTACGTTATTAGCGCAAGGGGGCGGGCAACCCGACCATCGCGATGGTTTATTGGATGTAAACTGGTTAACGCCGAATAAAGATGATGAAACCACGGTATTAAGTATTGCTGAGCTGATGTTTAGTAGTATTACGCAAACGCATTTTGCTATTAACTCGCATTATACCAATGCAAAACGTGTAGAAATAAGCGCAGATGAAACGCTAAATTACGTGATTGATGGCGAGGTTAAATCTGCAGATAAAGTAGTGGTAAGTATCCACCCAGCATCGTTAAATGTAATATGCCAAGAGCAAATAACTGATTAA
- a CDS encoding sigma-70 family RNA polymerase sigma factor — MENNELLSLLYETAQGDKQAFSCLYQKTSGKLFAISLNMLSNRAYAEEALQDAFIKVWHNASEYNASKGTVISWMISIVRYRSLDLLRYHKVRKEEPLAEEQQDIHTIDVNYDENTKLVNCIEQLEPQQKHAIHLAYYKGLSHRELVNHIDTPLGTVKSWIRRGLIQLQRCLTI, encoded by the coding sequence ATGGAAAATAACGAATTACTTTCTTTGTTGTATGAAACAGCACAAGGAGACAAGCAAGCTTTCTCATGTTTATATCAAAAAACAAGCGGTAAGCTCTTTGCAATTAGTTTGAATATGCTGTCTAACAGAGCTTATGCCGAAGAGGCATTACAAGATGCCTTTATTAAAGTTTGGCATAATGCGTCTGAGTATAATGCCTCCAAAGGGACTGTAATAAGCTGGATGATTAGTATTGTTCGCTACAGAAGCCTTGATCTACTTAGATATCATAAAGTCCGCAAGGAAGAACCCTTAGCAGAAGAGCAGCAAGATATTCACACAATTGATGTTAATTACGATGAAAATACTAAATTAGTTAACTGCATCGAGCAATTAGAACCGCAGCAAAAACATGCTATTCATCTCGCCTATTACAAAGGATTAAGTCACAGGGAGCTGGTGAATCATATCGATACACCATTAGGGACAGTTAAGAGTTGGATTCGCAGAGGGTTAATACAGCTACAAAGGTGTTTAACAATATGA
- a CDS encoding anti-sigma factor gives MNYNKPELLDSLAAEYVLGTLTGLARKRFQRLMLVSNKAREATNMWEQNLNNLASAISPQAPSDATWHEIMRRIENNPQREKPSPITSPSLWRTWSYIATAACIILTVLVTQPTTNSKQTQQIALVKNQTEQPLWFINVSNHELSIKASNQLIARTDRDYELWMILKGQDTPVSLGLLPKNGDKTILKSKLFKATDITLLAVSLEPVGGSPNGLPTEVLYTTELVLL, from the coding sequence ATGAACTATAACAAACCGGAACTACTCGATTCACTCGCCGCGGAGTATGTGCTTGGTACATTGACAGGCTTAGCACGTAAACGATTTCAGCGACTAATGTTAGTTTCAAATAAAGCGAGAGAAGCCACCAATATGTGGGAGCAAAATCTTAATAATCTAGCGAGTGCAATTAGCCCGCAGGCACCGTCAGATGCAACATGGCATGAGATAATGCGGCGTATCGAAAATAATCCACAGCGAGAAAAACCATCGCCAATAACATCCCCCTCTCTTTGGCGTACATGGTCATATATAGCGACCGCCGCATGTATTATTTTAACTGTTTTAGTTACTCAACCTACTACCAACAGTAAGCAGACACAACAAATAGCTTTAGTAAAAAATCAAACTGAGCAACCGTTGTGGTTTATAAATGTAAGTAACCATGAGCTCTCTATTAAAGCGAGTAACCAACTAATAGCACGAACAGATAGGGATTATGAACTGTGGATGATACTTAAAGGGCAAGATACCCCTGTCTCCCTTGGTTTATTACCCAAAAATGGCGATAAAACTATTCTCAAAAGTAAACTATTTAAAGCAACCGACATAACATTATTAGCGGTTAGTTTAGAACCCGTTGGCGGTTCACCGAATGGTTTACCTACTGAAGTACTATACACCACAGAATTAGTACTTTTATAA